The Mastacembelus armatus chromosome 14, fMasArm1.2, whole genome shotgun sequence genomic interval ATTTTAGAGGCCATGTGCTGGCTGATCTGTAGTGAACGCAAACTGAAGAAAGGAGCGTGCACAAAAGCTGCATAGTCACGCTAGAGCCAACCACAGCACAGTAAATAGTCTGCAGGGTGTGTTGCAGGACCTGGCCTGTCAACCAGGCGTGCACGTCGGCGAGTAGAAAGCTAAGATCTTTCTTTCCTAACGCCCTGTAATGACCTGCTGAATTTAGTGCAGCCCGTAATATGTTGGTATGAAGCTACCCAGCCGTACTACGAGCTTCAGACTGCTCTTCATTGAAAGCAGTCAGCAGCAGACAAACTCACAGGCTAGTGGTCAAACTTTAGGAAATTAGCATGTAGCTTCAGCTAGCCTGTCGTGACAACGAACGGTAACCACTACTTTTACAAATCAAGcgtttattaaataaaaataaacatgcccAAGGGaaaacaagacagtggtgaaCAGGAAAAGTTGCTCTTTCAATGAGGAATTGGTGGCCCTTAAAAGGGCCTTTGGGGAGAGTGTTGTTAGCCGGAAGGCTAATACTCCTGAGACTGAGAGGAGGCCTTCTTGCCCGCCTTGCCGGAGCTCGGTGCAGACTGGCCGGTCTTCTTGGGCAGCAGGACGGCCTGGATGTTGGGCAGGACACCGCCCTGAGCGATGGTGACCCCGCCGAGCAGTTTGTTCAGCTCCTCGTCATTGCGGACAGCCAGCTGCAAGTGGCGGGGGATGATGCGGGTCTTCTTGTTGTCCCTGGCGGCGTTGCCGGCCAACTCCAGGATCTCAGCGGTGAGGTACTCCAGCACGGCGGCCAGGTACACCGGGGCCCCGGCGCCCACTCTCTCAGCGTAGTTACCCTTGCGGAGGAGACGGTGGACACGGCCGACTGGGAACTGCAACCCGGCGCGGGAGCTGCGGGTCTTTGCCTTAGCGCGGGCTTTTGCTCCGGTTTTGCCTCTTCCAGACATGGTCGGTTGTCGAGACGCTGTTCGTTCACAACACCACGAAGGTAGGTTTGtaaaaaatgagagagaaacaaCCACACAACCTGGATATAAACCCCTCGCTTTGTCCCGCCCTAAGATCCGATTGGCGCCTGGGGTGAAAACACCCAACTATAATTGGCAAagacaacaggaagtgaatgaTTATTGGTGTAAACTGTTCCGCCTTCAACCCAATCACGACGGACCCTACAGAAGAAACAAAGGCGATTGGCTGTTGTTGTGTGGGCTCGTTGTGATTGGCTCACACGTAAAGAGACGTGCACAAAGAGAACCAATCCGGGATCTTCCCTCCAGCTTCAAAGTTTTGGCGCGTTTGTAAATtgtgagaggaaaaggaagcaAATGCAGGATTTCTAAAGTGCAGATAAGTTTAGTTGTAGAGCGACCGACTTTAGAGATAATAAAAGCCTGCAAAGAGCCATACTAAAAGGATATTCTCATGAGCAGATTAATAGCAGATACTGAATTGGTAAAAGTAActtagattttagattttgcATGTATGGTTTTAAA includes:
- the h2ax gene encoding histone H2AX, which translates into the protein MSGRGKTGAKARAKAKTRSSRAGLQFPVGRVHRLLRKGNYAERVGAGAPVYLAAVLEYLTAEILELAGNAARDNKKTRIIPRHLQLAVRNDEELNKLLGGVTIAQGGVLPNIQAVLLPKKTGQSAPSSGKAGKKASSQSQEY